The nucleotide sequence ATAAATTTTAGGTGTCACAATATTCAGCATTTATTATTTTTTGTGTAAATAATAAAATGTTGGAGTGGTATGAAAATGCTTATTTTAActacaaattaatttttttgggTTGTGTTGTTGTTCAATGATTACATATAGGTGGtttgaataagtttgaaataatACTTATCTGACcaaaataataatttcattttGAATATGTTTACTTTGACACATCCCATTTGAGTTCGCCTTTAGAGGTGGTTTCGGATGCGGGTTTCTCAATATCCAGTCCATACCCGATCCGATTTGATCGAGAATGACATAATTGGGAGACCTTTCTCGGTATGGAAGAAGTATCGTTGGGGCGCGGCTTTTGTTCGAAGCCCATCGAGGAAGGAGCGGTAGCGAGCGCGCAGTGAGTAGGAGAGATGTGGAAGAAGGGGTGGAAGAGGAAGAACGAGGAGGGGGCCGGAGGCGATGGTGCTGCTCCCTCCAGGAAGTTCGCCAAGAAGGATTCGGATGATGATGGCGGAGACGATGGCATCGTCGTCTGTCAGGTTTGGACCGCGCACAAACCCTAGAtttatcttcttttatttttcttgtctTGGGGTATCGCGATGTCGTGGATTTGCTTACGTGTGTTGTTCGTGTGTTAGATATCGAAGAACCGGAGGGTTTCGGTACGGCTGTGGCAGGGTAAGGTCGTGGTTGACATCAGAGAGTTCTATGTCAAAGATGGCAAGGAACTGCCCGGGAAGAAAGGTCCTTTCGTATTCTCTATCCCTTTCTTTCGGCCTCCTTCAGGCTATCGTTTTATGTTGTGTCATTTGACGAGGGAAAGCATTGCCTATATTGCATCGAGTCATATCGTTTTGGTGCTTGTTATTGTGCAATATGTGTCCCTTTTTCATAAGTAAGATGCACTGTGGTTACTGTTGTTGGAGTGGAAGTTGGACCACCATGGAAACTTATCGGGAGGGTGGAACAATGGGCGCGTGATCATGTTAGCCTACTATCTCGATAGGGTTTGGCATACTAAGAATAATTTTGGACCAAAAGTTATAGTATATGTTCAGTTGTTTAAGGTACTCAATTATTATGTTTGTACAAAGCATTGATAAGTGTATGGAGTTTTTTGAATGACATGGAAACAAATTAATCGGTACTTCGTAGCAACGTCTGGAAAGAAGTTAGTTGGGACTGGTTTAAAGATATAAAAAGTAGTTGATTTGGCGGCATGAAAGATTGGAATAATAACTTCATATGTTGCATTAGGATGGAAGAAGTTGGGTGGTGTAGAATAAAGACATAATTCTATGAGCTGTGAGGTGCCAATAAACTTTGAAGATTGGAATGTTATAAAGTAGAAAGTTTTTAGATATATCTCTTGCCATTTAATTCAATAAATATAAGGCAATAGAATGTGAGCTTAGTGCTAGTTTTGACAAAGCCTTCCAGGTACTTATCATTGTTATTGTGAGGCTTGATGGAGACATTCTATCATTTTCACATTTCAATTTAACCAAACTAGTGCTAATTATTGTTTCAGGAGTCGAAGCCCTTTCATGTAGTAAACTTTCAAGCTTGTGATAATGAGCAAAGAGAAATTACCATAAAAGATTTCTATAGTTATGAAATTTTCACCGATGTGAAATTCAGATTTCTGTGGTGCCAAAATTGTTCCTGTTGTGAAATCCGGGATTTTttttatacatgatgaatctgATTGATATGTCATTTAGATAGAAGCGAGAAGAAACTTGGATAAAGTTTATCTGAATCCTAAGCTTTCCTCCAAGAGGGTATGGTTCTCTGATAGTTCCTGAAACAATTTCTTTGGAAATTGGAACTATTCCAGGTTCGTGATATATTAGTGTATATGCTACATTCGAAGTGGCTCTATATTTTCATAGATTTATGGGCATTAATCAACATTTCATTAACTATAACTCTGGGGAAGTAGAATTATCAAGCATTAATGGAATAGGATTATTAAGTTGATGTATACAATAGGAACTTGATTCTTTGAATAAATGTGATTATATCATGCACGATTGATCAAATCCTAGTGATTCTATgttttatactttttattatttGCAACCAAAGCTAATGTCTTGAAGTTTGGACTTCTCATTTGCCACCAATTGCATTTCAATTTTCAGCTTTATAACCTGTAAGATGCATCATGCAGTACTTGCTTTTCTGACTTCTTAGGTCTAAGTAATGAGGACTATTTAATAGAGGATCAGCTACAGTAGACAGGATATCTTGGTGATTTTGGAATAATTTATTAGTAATGGAGATTCAATTTTGCTTTGAACAGAGACACATTATGGAATGATTTTCAGTGGTTAAGATGCAAGAGATTGCTTGCAATTCGTGACTTTGTCCAATGCACTCATACAATTGTTATCAAGTGTTTTTGTTAGTTAATTTTAGTCTTCTTCAAGTCCAATTTTTAGTCTTCTATGGCCAACTAAAGAAATATTAGTTAATATAGTTTAAGGTTGATGGAGTCCAATAGCGATATAGTCAACTTAAACATGCTTATTCTTTAAACAAATTTATCAAGTTGTTTGAACTATGAGTTAAACTGTGTGATTTGCCTTGGGAAAGGATGTTGAAGTGTTTTCTTTAAGCAATATTATAACAGATTGCTCTATACTTCTTATTACGTAATTTGATTACAAGTTTTACTTTTTATTTACTTGCCTTTCCTTAATGAACTCTTGATTCAAATCTGCTTTTGCTTGTGTATGGTAGAATTTGCTATGTGAATCTAACATTTAGAATTCTCTAGCTCATTCTCATAGGAACCTTGAATTTTGTTCCTTGTAAATAGGAcagtgaaatattttttttcgagtttaatttttttaataagtaaaaatattGTACCTAATATTATCATGAAGGGAATGATAGCTGGATGAGCAAAGAAGCTTTTGTAGGGTTATGTTAGCCTTTTGTTTTGCCCAAAATGTCTGTATATATTGTTAGTAGATGAAGCTATGAAGGTCCTTAGAAATGTTTCAAATGCTGATCACTAACTGCATAAAGTATGAAGTTTTCTAAATATTAAAAAACAATTTAACTGATAGTTGTTGATAGTAAGAAACCAGTTGGAACTAGTTCAAAGATATAAAAATGTGGTGAACTTGTGGGTATGAAACTTGGAAGAGTGACTTCATATGTTAAATATATGAAGAAGGAAAAACAGTTTTAAGGAATCAATACACAGAAATTTTTGACAATTGGTATTTGTAAAGAGGGAAGGGAGCGATTCATTGCCACTATTGTGAGACTCTGTTAATCTTGAAAATTCAGGAATATGATGACAGACTTAAATGTTTAAGTTAGATATTGTATTAGTAGTTGAAGATTTTTCATGtggtaaactttatatttggtagAATGAAAAAAAATGCTGATTTACCACATAAAATTGTAATAGTAATGAACCAATAATGCCATTAACCATTGGATATCCAACATTTCTGTCAGACATAATTTGTGTTATTGGCTTATCTCATCTGAAAAGAAATGAAAAGTAACTTGGATTAGATTCATTTTACTTTGAAGCTGCTTTCTGAGAGGGTATTGGTCTTTGGTAGATCCTGTGACAATGTCTTAGGAAGCTGGGCCCATTACAGAGTACTTGTTTGTGCAATTGAATGTCACTAGTGTATATGCTGTATGCAGTTTTAATGAAGCTCATAATATTATTGTCATGACAAGATGTAGGATAtttcatctaataaatttgtgggATAGAATTATCTAACCCTCACAGAGTTAGATTATTCAGTTAATGTATACACACTAGAAAATCAATTCTTTGTGTAAATGTGATTTGGTATGCAAATGGAAAATCCTATTGTCATAGCTTATTTGTGCCTGAATGACTCCGATGTTGATATTTCATTTAGTGGAGATACTTATACATACATTTATGTTATTAGAGTCTGGGCTTTTCATTTGCCTGTCATTGGTTTTCAACTTGTAGCATTATAAGGTTGAAGACCTTGAATCATTGAAGTTAAACACTTCTTAGTAGTTAGGATTATTAAGCAATACATTGCACAACAGTGAAAGTAACATCTTGAAGACACACTTAGAATGTGACTGTTGTGTTTTATAGTATTTAATTAACAGTTCAGATAGAAATTTGTTTTTGATGAAGGCGTGTTGCAAAACAAAATCTTGTGGTAGTTTGCCTACAAATTTTGAATGTATTTTATCAAAGGTTTGCATGTGCATATATCATTAAACCGGTCATGTTTTTGTGTTAATAAATTGTAGTTTCTTCAAGTCTAATTTTTTAACATTGTTTTTTTTGTGTAATTGATGCTGGTttctgaataaatatttttatatagcaaactaaacatattagATAATATGTACTTAAGTTTAGCAGAGTGTAATTAAGGCATAATTGGCATtagaacaataacaataacaataacaaacgTTGTCCCAACAATTTTGGATCAGCAGGTATGGTCAAAGTTGAGCCTCCCTAAACCCAGGAGCCTTATGCAGTGAACTGTCATTTTTCTATGTATATTCAACTCctgtcatcattattttcaagacAAATGTTTAAAATGTTTAAACTACAACACTAGCATGTCATGTTGTTTTTTTACCTTAGCATTTGAACATAGCAATATTATGTTTCTTTGAGCATATTTTGTATAAACTTGTGGAATTCTTCAACTGTTAAGTCTATCATATGGCTTTTCACTAATTATAGCTATATGCTTTGGCCCTTCAGGTATATCACTTCCAATGGATCAGGTATGTGTATACATATCTTCTTTAGTTTTGTTCTGAGCTCTTGTTACTTATGCAAACCATCCCTTTTACTGCTGATTGCCTCAAACCCAAGGAATACAATAACATGAGATGAAACTTAATCTGAATCCACCAGTGCTATTTTTGCTACATCTATGCATGAATTTGGAGGACAGCGGTCTGCCGCTGTTTATTGTCAAAAGACAAGAAAATAGCTCAAAGAAGCTTGATAGGATTATTAACAATATGATAAAATGATAATTAATTACATTATGTGTTCTCTTGTCAAGTTGATCCATTATTCTCTTGTTCTGTGTAGTGGAAAGTTATGCTGGACCACATCGACGAAATTGATGAGGCAGTAAAGGAGAATTCATAGTTTCCAACAGACCAAGAACTTGGAAGGAATTGGATCAGCTGTGTTTTGGCTTGGAGTAGTGGTCCGTCTTTATGGCTGGCGTGGATATACTCTTCAGCAATGTTGTGTGGCTAACAATGTGACTTCTATGTTATGTTTTAGATTGGACCGTGTGCCTTGCTTTTCCGTAAATCATGCTAATATATCCATCCGGATCATCTGGTAGTGTGAGAAGCAGTTATGGATCAACTGCTCGTAGTGTGCTTTGCTTTTTCGTAGATCATGCTAATATGCTCCTCGTGAAGGCAAGTGGTGTCGTTGACTTGTTAGGCAGATCCCAACCTCAACTTGAAGTTGGGGTCGTCAGAGCTCCTATCACTCTCGTTGCCGCCACAATCGTCGTTGCAGTTGGTGGAGTCCAAGTCGGTGCCCGTAAGCAATTTCAATGAGTTAAGTCTAGCCATAGTTAAGGGCTTTCATGGCGATGAGGCCCTCACCATTCGCTATGAGGCTAAGTGTTGTGGTATACCTGGGAGCCACTAGTCGTGGCAGGAGATTTAGCGGTCAACTGACGAGCACAATGTGGACTATATCAACTCTAGCGATGGATGGAGGAGGCTAGTGCTAGGGATTTGGAGCATATGAGTTAGGAGTGACGTCGATATCCATCACGATTGACTTCGCCatcgaacattaaaattatttttttatcttttattttcatattttatcaataaaattgacGTTATTAAAGTAAATGAACatagatgttttactttcattATAACTATGTCAATatgattttttaaagtataagaacATACGAAACAATACTTAATTGATCCAACAGCATTAGTATGTAGTTTAATGTAATATTTATggaagaaaattattaaaataatataaatatttcttgGCTGGCTTTGACAGCTAATGTAAATATAGGATTTGCTATTTCTTTTGTTAGGATTTGTTAATGATATGATCAGGTGTcggttattaaaaaatattaattaataatcgAGAATCCGATTTTTcattagtttatatatatatatatatattgatttaaTTCAGTTATTGATAACCATTATGAATGGTGGTTTAAATAACCCCCTTTTGAATAACCATTATTAattcaattttttaaaataacgCCCTTTGGACACAAGTATTTCACTTGGGTAATCGGCAATTGATACACGTAACCCCCCTTCTGATGCATGTATCGACCTCGACTTCGGTAACGGCGCAAATAAAGGGTCCTTCCGGCTGCCGGCGACGCCAGCGTAAGCGGAGATCACGTGAAGAAAGCAACAGCGAGCAAGAAAATGGGGTGGGTTGCCGACAGCTTGGATTCCATCCGATCTTCTCAGATCAGGCACGTACTCACCCAGATCGTCAGCCTCGGTTCGTTTTCCCCCGTCATATAATCTCACCCTTAGGGTATTTCTTTCTCTCCAAGATTGGGAGATGACGCTGTTGAATAACGGTTTTCATGTTCTCTTTGATTTTCTTGTCTTCTCTACCGAACCCTTGTGTAGCCTTGGAGCACGAACTGGagttatttaaatcctcttgTTAATGCTGTAATTGGGGTTATTTGTCGCAGGTATGATCGTGACCTCGGCCCTCATCGTATGGAAAGGCTTGACGTGTGTGACGGGAAACGAATCGCCTGTCGTTGTCGTTCTGTCGGGAAGTATGGAGCCTGGATTCAAGAGGGTGAGATCCTTTGGGTACCCGTTTCTTTTAATTGAATGTATTTTTGATGCAGAACAGTTGGCATGTTAGGTTTAGAAATTGTTGCTGTTATGAAATGTTTGTATATTTGTTAGTACTATAACAGATAGTTGAATATATCACGAAAGATAGTTGGGGCGGGAAAAAGGGTGAATGATATAGATGTAGAAATTGATGTTCAAAGAAGGAGACAGCATAAGGGGCCATCCTTCACTCAAAAAGAACCTTCCCTTGGCTCGAAGGGTTGTTACAATGAAAAGCTGACCAGTTGTTCATTTTATTTTCGCTGTATGTACTGCTTACTTTCTCCCCATATTATATGTCGTAACTTTTGGCCTTTAAAGCAATGTTCTTCAAAGATTGTTCTACGAAGAAACATGGCACccatattttttcaaaaaaaaaaaaggttatatgAACTTCCAGTAAAATATTTTAACACTAAAACCCTTCCATGTGATTTGATTTTGTGAGATTCCAGCTTTCTTTTGTTCCTTATGCACCATGATCTGTGAACCACTTCGTGCTTAGCTTGCCCTTTTCTGACTATGGTTTGGTTTAGAATAATGTATTCTTGGGCATTGTTCTAGGTCTGTAGAACATggttttgattttaaaatttgtTTTAGGGTATCCATTAGTTGATATTGCAGCACACTTAATTGACATCTTCGTTCCACGATGttctcatttatgttaaatattattttatcttttttatctgtttaaatacaaaaaaaatcTCTTAGGCATCTATGCTGAAGTATGTTTTTTAAACTTCCAGAGGTTTATTATGCTATGAAACTGTTTTCTTATTGTTGCAGGGAGACATTCTGTTCCTGCAGATGAATAAGGATCCTATTCGAGTTGGAGAAATAGTTGTATTCAATGTTGATGTAAGTACAATTGTGACTGTGGACACTACCATAAACTTCTGTTTATTATGTTTTGGTGCCAACTCCCCTCCATGTCTATCATCTTGTGGTTTTTTTATTGGCAAAATTATTTACTAGTTTAAAGTTTGTATCTGACTTTTAGTGCCTCTCATTTATGCTAATTATTGATCTGTGTTTAGGCTTTAGCAACGTAACATGCTGTTTCAGTGTTAAGTTCTTCcccttcattatggtaaaaagagctACACCGTTTTTCTTCTCCCAAGCTCTTCCCTTTTCACTAAACCAGAAAATTGCCTGAAATTTTGTTGTATGTTCAGTTTTcagttttttttcttattctaaaGATTATTTGCTGCCGCTGCCATATAACATATGTTCTTTCTACTAGTAATTTGACTAAAAGATAAGATGCTTGGCGAATTTTTTGGGACAATCGATTATATTCTTATTTCTACATTCTCTACGGCCATCATGAGTTCATTGCAACTAATAAGATCCATTCTAATATCTTATTAACATTTAGTTTTTCGATAAACTCAAAGACATGGTTAAATTAGTAAATTTTGTATTGTGGGTCTAACAATCTCTTTTCTCCCTTGAGTTTGACAATGAGTTAATTGCATGCAAATGCGGTCATAAAGATGCTTTATGAAACTAGTTACTGATAGTTGGCGGCAGAGCTAAATAGGCAAGCGAAGAAGAGAGACAGATTAATAGAGGGAAAGACAATTAGGCATTAGACCCCAGAATACTTAATTATGTCAAATGATCATCATGAGACACTCATAGAATCCTTAAACTTGCTCCTACCTATCTGTTAATACATGACTGAAGAGTGTAACCGATATGACTCTTCTTTAAGATtacaaagaaataataaaaaacaatTATTACAGTGTTCAACCTCTATTTTGGAGATAAATGTAACATATTGGTTGCCTGATCAGACGTGTAATTCCAAGGTACGAGGATAAGGAAATAAACAGTAGAATCAGATTGATGAGTGCTAAATTTTGTAATCAGTTGTTATATGCACGCTCTTCACCTGGATCACCATTGTGCTTGATTTGATTTTGTGTTGATAAAATATATATGGAGATACTTCTGTTATTTCGACCTTTAAATAGAGTCTCCTACATAGTTCTACAAATCTTGTCGCTCATTTATATATGTCAAATACTTGTGCAACTAGTGACACTTTGACaattcatgctgataatttcacaGGCCTACTCATATATGTTTTGCAATTTACTAATATTGATCTGTGAAATTCTATTATCTAATTTTGCAGGGACGTGATATTCCAATTGTTCATCGTGTAATTAAGGTGTGCTTTTATCCTGTGCTAGTATTGTCACTTTCTTCTATGATCATGAAGTTTTCATATGCTTGAGGCCATGTTTTGTGTGTTTCAAATAGGATTCCGGTTCTATTTCTCAGGTTTgaattttcttatctttttttattttttatatatacccAGGTCCATGAGCGGCACAATACTGGAGAAATTCAGATTCTTACAAAAGGTACAATCTAAATTTCTCTGGGTAATAAAGGATGCTTAACCTTTGAACTAACATATGTAATATGTAGCCTTGTGTATCTTCAACTTGCAAGGTTCCAAATTACATTAATTCCTGTATTTGTTTTCCACCTTGTTCGTCTCCTTCAATGGCATGGTATGGTGAGAGGTTAGAGTTCTAATAATTTTCTGATCTAATACTCAGGGGATAATAACGGTGAAGATGATCGAGTTCTGTATGCTCACGGTCAGCTCTGGCTCGAGCAGCACCACATCATGGGGCGGGCTGTAGGGTGAGACCAATTTTACTCAGCTTAAGATTTGCATCCTCCTTCTAGATTTCTTTGGCACAACTGTGCTTCAACCATCAGCATAGCCCACTTTGTTAATCATCAGCAGCAGTCTTGTCTCAATGAATGACATTTACATCTTAATCGTAACAGGTTTTTACCATATGTTGGCTGGGTTACAATCATCATGACTGAGAAGCCAATTTTTAAGGTATGTTTTCTTCCAAATAGCTGTCATTCAGATATTGTGAAAATCTTGCACTTCAGTATTAAGGGATGACAAACATAGATATAGTGGCTGCTCTcctatttagatttttttttttgccttgcaGCAAAAATAAAATCTATATTTCTTGCAGACCAAAGCTTTGTCAGATGAATAAATATCAAATTTAGATTGTGTATACCATGATTTCTTCATTTTGTTTCTTGCAGTACTTGGTGATTGGTGCTTTGGGATTACTCATTATAACCTCAAAGGAGTAGGAACTGTTTGTTGCAGTTGCATATGAGTCTAACCATAACTTGCTTCTCATAACATTTCATATATTCAACCTGGCGATTACTAGGACGGACTTGGACGTCTTCATGTGTGAGAAAAGGAGTCTTAGTTCAAATTGTTTGTATGCACAAAAACTAATATATGGCTTTCCTGTACTGCTAGAATAGTTGGCATTACAATTTCTCTCACTcctttattgatatttttatttttctctcttttcctgCCACATTTGAGCAACTCTCACAATTGCTGACAGTTAGCTTTAGCAAAGTATAAACCATAAcgtaatctttatttatttaaagCTTTATTTATGCATTAAATCCCATATGTGGAGGGAACATCATTGTTCACATTATTCATCAAGGTGATTTTAAAGGTGTTATTAGATGGATTATCGAATGGAGACTCCCATGGCATCCCAGATGGGCCTGCTTATAGTAGCCATTTGGGAAAGCCAAGGTTTGATTCTCAAATAGGATTTTGCTGAGTCTTGGATGATGTAGAATGGCATATGATTGTACTGTCGCCAAGTAATGTTGTACTGCTTCATGGTCTTCCTGGTGGAAGTGCTGATTGCATCTATCTTATTCGTTCCTTGGGATCACAGAGCTTGTTCTTCTTATGATTTCACTGCTGATTGCACTTCCATTTGAACACTTCCCACGATTAACAAGCTAGTCATAAGTTCCAAATATTCACAACATTCAAACTTTTTTGATCCTTTTCATGCACAGTCTTCATCAGGAAAAGACCGACTGCATTTGATCTTGTAAACCCGAAGGAGACTTGACAGAGGAACAAAATTTATGGAAAACCAACCATTATGCCGAGATCGTCATCGCAAACACGATCGAATATACACACCGCGGGGTTCACCATATGGCTTGGCGCCGCCTCTTCTGAAACAAGAGACGGGCATCGGACGCTGCCTTGGCGCTCAAGGGCTTGACGTCGACCCTCATCCGGAAGAGAGCGCTCAGCTTGCTCAAGTTCTTGGTGAAAGATCGGAGTAGTTTGTTGGCAGGGTTGGCGCGCACGAGCTCCTGCTTCATGGAAACATGATCCTTCTCGAGATCAGTCAGCCTTATCCTCATCCTCGCTACCTCCAGCTTCAGCTCCCTGTTCTCTCTTCTCACCGACGCGTAGTTGTCCCTGGGAGAGATGGCGCCGCTCCCCACCCCACTGCCTGATCTCTGAGCGCACTGGCCGATTGCGGAGCCGAAGAAGAACTGGTCATGGCCTCCGTTGATGACGTTCCGCAGCCTGATCTGCTCCAAGTACAGCACTTGCACCGCCATTTGGATGGGCAGCCGTTCGTTCTGTGCTGCGTGGCTGCACGCCTCCTGAGACAGCTTCTGGCAGTCTATGGTTTTGCAGAGGCGGTAGCGCTCCGAATCCTTGATGTTGGGATGAACCTGCGATTTGATCCGATCCGTCGTGATGAGAGACGCTTCCACTTCTCTCGCATGATCAGCAATCGAATGGAAGATCAGGAACAGGAATTTGTACCTACCTTCAAGAAGATATCCACGGCTCGATATAGACCATCGTTCACAACTCGAGCATGATCCGGGAGTAGCTCCGCAAGAGCGATGAACTTGGATGGAGTCAGGTTGGAATCCAGTGCGACCTCGGCGAGGTAACTGTCCAAAAGCTTGGATACTTTGACTATCGCGCTTTGCTTCGGAGATCTCGGGCTATCCAACTCGTAGCAGCCGTCTCTTTCCTCTCTCAAACGACCGCCGTCTTCCTCGTCTTCCTCCAGATTCAGGAAGATGGAGAAGATCCTCGCCA is from Musa acuminata AAA Group cultivar baxijiao chromosome BXJ3-8, Cavendish_Baxijiao_AAA, whole genome shotgun sequence and encodes:
- the LOC135644629 gene encoding RNA polymerase II transcriptional coactivator KIWI-like; translated protein: MWKKGWKRKNEEGAGGDGAAPSRKFAKKDSDDDGGDDGIVVCQISKNRRVSVRLWQGKVVVDIREFYVKDGKELPGKKGISLPMDQWKVMLDHIDEIDEAVKENS
- the LOC135644765 gene encoding uncharacterized protein LOC135644765 isoform X1, whose protein sequence is MGWVADSLDSIRSSQIRHVLTQIVSLGMIVTSALIVWKGLTCVTGNESPVVVVLSGSMEPGFKRGDILFLQMNKDPIRVGEIVVFNVDGRDIPIVHRVIKVHERHNTGEIQILTKGDNNGEDDRVLYAHGQLWLEQHHIMGRAVGFLPYVGWVTIIMTEKPIFKYLVIGALGLLIITSKE
- the LOC135644765 gene encoding uncharacterized protein LOC135644765 isoform X2, with amino-acid sequence MIVTSALIVWKGLTCVTGNESPVVVVLSGSMEPGFKRGDILFLQMNKDPIRVGEIVVFNVDGRDIPIVHRVIKVHERHNTGEIQILTKGDNNGEDDRVLYAHGQLWLEQHHIMGRAVGFLPYVGWVTIIMTEKPIFKYLVIGALGLLIITSKE